One stretch of Mobula birostris isolate sMobBir1 chromosome 23, sMobBir1.hap1, whole genome shotgun sequence DNA includes these proteins:
- the LOC140186694 gene encoding neurotrophin-3-like, producing MVSSVTILQVNKVMSVLLYGMLLTCLGGIQATAMDKESSSEDSVSSLIIKILQADILKGRLSKESEGVEEKDQDSRAKSDAQRNAGSLGNTISDFQALGSVSAELLKQKKRYHSPRVLLSDRPPLQPPPLYLIEDFTGAAELANRTARSKRYLDHRVHRGEYSVCDSESRWVTDKTAAIDIRGRQVTVLEEIKTGNSAIKQYFYETRCKEAKPGKNGCRGIDEKHWNSQCKTSQTYVRALSKENNKYVAWRWIRIDTSCLCALSRKLGRS from the coding sequence ATATTACAGGTGAACAAAGTAATGTCTGTCCTGTTGTACGGCATGCTTCTCACTTGTCTCGGTGGCATCCAGGCTACTGCCATGGACAAGGAAAGTTCTTCCGAGGACTCGGTGAGCTCTCTCATCATCAAGATCCTCCAGGCGGACATCCTGAAAGGCAGACTCTCCAAGGAGAGCgagggggtggaggagaaggACCAGGACTCCCGGGCAAAGAGTGACGCTCAGAGGAACGCGGGCTCCTTGGGAAATACAATCTCTGACTTCCAGGCGCTGGGCTCGGTCAGCGCTGAACTGCTAAAGCAGAAGAAACGCTACCACTCGCCCCGAGTGCTTCTCAGCGACCGCCCGCCCTTACAGCCCCCGCCGCTCTATTTAATCGAGGATTTCACGGGCGCCGCGGAGCTGGCCAACCGAACAGCCAGGAGCAAACGGTACTTGGATCACCGGGTTCACCGCGGCGAGTACTCGGTGTGTGACAGCGAGAGCCGCTGGGTGACGGACAAGACGGCGGCGATCGACATTCGGGGCAGGCAAGTGACCGTGCTGGAGGAGATTAAAACCGGCAACTCTGCCATAAAACAATATTTTTACGAGACGCGCTGCAAAGAAGCCAAACCGGGCAAGAACGGCTGCAGGGGCATCGACGAGAAGCACTGGAATTCCCAATGCAAAACCAGTCAGACGTATGTCAGGGCACTGAGCAAAGAGAACAATAAGTATGTGGCGTGGAGGTGGATCAGAATAGACACCTCTTGCCTCTGTGCATTGTCCAGAAAACTGGGCAGATCGTGA